From Zingiber officinale cultivar Zhangliang chromosome 5B, Zo_v1.1, whole genome shotgun sequence, the proteins below share one genomic window:
- the LOC121985666 gene encoding long-chain-alcohol oxidase FAO2-like, giving the protein MADTAHQGHPLLRGGRTRDKEGYTHGFSAAQMRSLAAMCEAFIPSLPLEKTNLCGKEELPADKSLEAFFLASGSDAPVPDEVAELAAKRGQKEVLFLVKLVMWLLATRLGTLVLCGSLCLSGRFPFINKFPDMAVAKREEALRRWSREKTFVHVRTIFLFVKVLSFFVFYSTTNEESENRAWSAIGYRKPSEEKPPLRSEGDERPLDKGIIETKDMTDSSFLQSLRVKGLAVTENHQENSYHIKCDVVVVGSGCGGGVAAAVLARSGHKVVVIEKGNYFTAEDYTALEAPSMDQLYESGGILSSSDGKMMILAGATAGGGSAVNWSACIRTPDFILKEWATEHHLSLFQTPEYASAVDTVWEKLGVTENCTREGFQNQVLRKGCENLGLEAITVPRNSSESHFCGSCCYGCRAGDKRGTDTTWLVDSVNSGAVIITSCKAERFVLEEKNKQGNDDNNNRKKKCLGLIARSSNKSITKRLRIEAKATISACGSLLTPPLMIASGLKNPNIGKNLHLHPVAFAWGYFPEPTSALKGKNFEGGIITSLHKVETSGNSNSPYGSIIETPALGPASFASLFPWVSGQAMKEAMLRYSRTAHLFALVRDQGSGRIESEGRINYRMSPADKENLKEGLRRALRILVAAGAVEVGTHRSDGQRLKCRGVSEEDLEEFLDGVAIASGPLSKSDMWSLYCSAHQMGSCRMGASEEAGGVDERGESWEAEGLFVCDASVLPTAVGINPMITIQATAYCLSNGIADRLKTGD; this is encoded by the exons ATGGCGGACACGGCGCATCAAGGCCACCCTCTGCTGCGGGGCGGGCGGACGCGGGATAAGGAAGGCTATACTCATGGTTTCTCCGCCGCCCAGATGCGGTCGCTGGCGGCCATGTGCGAGGCCTTCATCCCCTCTCTTCCCTTGGAGAAGACCAATCTCTGCGGCAAGGAGGAGCTTCCCGCCGACAAATCGCTCGAGGCCTTCTTCCTCGCCTCTGGCTCCGATGCCCCTGTGCCCGATGAG GTCGCAGAGCTGGCAGCAAAGAGGGGTCAAAAGGAGGTCCTTTTTCTGGTTAAATTGGTCATGTGGCTCCTTGCTACAAGGCTTGGAACACTCGTCCTTTGTGGGTCCCTTTGTTTGTCTGGTAGGTTTCCGTTCATCAACAAGTTCCCAGACATGGCCGTGGCCAAGAGGGAAGAAGCTTTGAGGAGATGGAGCAGAGAGAAGACTTTTGTACATGTCCGGACGATCTTTCTTTTTGTCAAAGTCCTCTCTTTCTTCGTCTTTTACTCCACG ACTAATGAAGAGTCGGAGAATCGAGCATGGAGTGCAATTGGATACAGGAAGCCATCTGAGGAGAAACCACCATTGAGGTCTGAAGGAGATGAAAGACCTCTTGACAAAGGCATCATAGAAACCAAGGACATGACAGATTCCTCCTTCCTCCAGTCTCTTCGCGTCAAAGGCCTGGCAGTAACCGAAAACCATCAAGAAAATAGCTACCACATCAAGTGTGATGTGGTCGTAGTTGGATCAGGCTGTGGTGGTGGAGTTGCTGCCGCAGTGCTTGCACGCTCCGGCCACAAGGTTGTAGTGATTGAGAAGGGAAACTACTTCACAGCAGAAGATTATACTGCCCTTGAAGCTCCTTCAATGGACCAACTGTATGAATCAGGTGGAATTCTCAGCAGCTCCGACGGGAAGATGATGATCTTGGCCGGAGCCACAGCCGGCGGTGGCTCAGCTGTAAATTGGTCTGCTTGCATTAGGACGCCTGATTTTATCCTCAAGGAGTGGGCAACCGAACACCATCTCTCACTCTTTCAGACTCCAGAGTATGCCTCGGCAGTGGATACAGTCTGGGAAAAGCTTGGAGTCACCGAAAACTGCACCAGAGAAGGTTTCCAAAACCAAGTTCTTCGCAAGGGATGCGAGAATTTGGGCCTCGAAGCAATCACAGTGCCAAGAAATTCTTCAGAGAGCCACTTTTGTGGCTCTTGCTGCTACGGGTGCAGGGCCGGGGACAAACGAGGCACAGACACCACTTGGCTGGTTGATTCAGTCAACTCCGGTGCAGTGATCATTACTTCATGCAAGGCGGAGAGATTTGTGCTGGAAGAGAAGAACAAGCAGGGCAACGACGACAACAACAACAGGAAGAAGAAATGCTTAGGATTGATAGCAAGATCCTCAAACAAGTCCATCACGAAGCGGCTAAGGATCGAAGCAAAGGCAACTATTTCTGCCTGTGGGTCTCTCCTAACACCGCCACTGATGATTGCCAGCGGGCTCAAGAACCCCAACATCGGCAAGAACCTACACCTCCACCCAGTGGCTTTTGCTTGGGGATACTTCCCAGAACCCACATCAGCTCTGAAAGGCAAGAATTTCGAAGGAGGGATCATCACGTCGCTGCACAAAGTGGAAACTTCAGGGAATTCCAACTCTCCATACGGTTCGATCATAGAGACGCCAGCACTGGGTCCGGCGTCGTTCGCCTCCCTGTTTCCATGGGTGTCCGGGCAAGCCATGAAGGAGGCTATGCTGAGGTACAGTCGAACGGCGCACCTATTTGCATTGGTCAGAGACCAAGGTTCAGGGCGAATCGAGAGCGAAGGGAGAATAAACTACCGCATGAGTCCGGCGGACAAGGAGAACCTGAAGGAGGGACTTCGAAGAGCGCTGCGAATCCTGGTGGCTGCCGGAGCTGTGGAGGTGGGGACTCACCGGAGCGACGGCCAGAGGCTCAAGTGCAGAGGTGTCAGCGAAGAGGATCTCGAGGAGTTCTTGGATGGGGTTGCCATAGCGAGCGGTCCGCTGTCCAAGAGCGACATGTGGAGCTTGTACTGCTCGGCCCATCAGATGGGGAGCTGCAGGATGGGAGCCAGTGAGGAGGCCGGCGGCGTGGATGAGAGAGGGGAGAGTTGGGAGGCAGAAGGGTTGTTTGTGTGCGATGCGAGTGTGCTCCCCACTGCAGTCGGGATCAATCCCATGATCACCATCCAGGCCACTGCTTACTGCCTCTCTAACGGGATAGCTGACAGATTGAAGACGGGCGACTAA
- the LOC121985664 gene encoding receptor-like serine/threonine-protein kinase At2g45590, translated as MPSRFPPPPLADAGVAHHRHGHLITVAAIAGTVAVLSVLSVALLVLLYRCFGRIRAAAGAPPSPHPHPPGPLRRFTYSQLRGATGSFDPSRRLGQGGFGPVFRGALPSGEEVAVKLMDSCGSLQGEREFHNELALAAKILTSVPASDAAVVPAVGYCFDDVNGSRRWWRWWRRREAWESVEDAEAAAVGGALPRRKLLLVYELMHNGSLQDALLDRRCADLSDWDRRFAVVLDVARGLHFLHAICDPPVMHGDIKPSNILLDSRLSAKIADFGLARLRSAVSAEEEVAVRVDPEADATNDSKMSETERKKDFPLGSGEDDSSIFAIGETAESVTTTATGFEEQVMNGGANGYAPTDRSADEDEGFTVASPVTAADAASVSETGTGFDKASVDSGSRKGFKKKAGASSGKDWWWKQDMNGGGPNSETGGSVKDYVMEWIRSEIKKERPKSDWATDSTATAADECLPKPSNTGRSERKRAHRRLEWWASLDDATLRKKEKNRPAREWWREEFCDELTKKQKRRAIGKAASSLGRCEDQQWWPNDDELASPSSGRRKRRRKKRSRGGSRSNIDWWIDRISGEMGPARKYNRDCVSVDIPKSGTVSSTPSMRGTVCYVAPEYGGGGPLSEKCDIYSFGVLLLVIVSGRRPLQVTASPMSEFERANLISWARHLAHLGRLLDLLDPSLRCVDREQTLLCITVALLCLQRSPTRRPSTKDILGMLTGESEPPLLPLEFSPSPPGGFSFKSRKKAR; from the coding sequence ATGCCGTCCCGCTTCCCTCCGCCCCCACTGGCCGACGCCGGCGTCGCTCACCATCGCCACGGACACCTCATTACCGTCGCGGCCATCGCAGGCACTGTCGCAGTTCTCTCCGTCCTCTCCGTCGCTCTTTTGGTGCTCCTCTACCGCTGCTTCGGTCGCATCCGAGCCGCTGCAGGAGCGCCCCCCTCCCCCCACCCGCACCCTCCCGGCCCCCTCCGCCGGTTCACCTACTCGCAGCTCCGCGGCGCCACCGGCTCCTTCGATCCCTCGCGCCGCCTCGGGCAGGGCGGCTTCGGCCCCGTCTTCCGCGGCGCCCTCCCGTCCGGGGAGGAAGTCGCCGTCAAGCTCATGGACTCGTGTGGCTCTCTCCAGGGCGAGCGCGAGTTCCACAACGAGCTCGCCCTCGCTGCGAAGATCCTCACTTCTGTTCCGGCCTCCGATGCCGCCGTCGTGCCCGCTGTTGGATACTGCTTCGACGATGTGAACGGCTCGCGGCGGTGGTGGCGGTGGTGGAGGCGGCGGGAAGCGTGGGAGTCGGTGGAGGACGCTGAGGCCGCAGCGGTGGGCGGGGCTTTGCCGAGGCGAAAGCTTTTACTGGTCTACGAACTGATGCACAACGGGAGCCTCCAGGATGCGCTGCTGGATCGCCGCTGCGCGGACCTGTCGGACTGGGACCGGCGGTTCGCGGTGGTGCTCGACGTCGCTCGCGGCCTCCACTTCCTCCACGCTATCTGCGATCCGCCTGTGATGCACGGCGACATCAAGCCCAGCAATATACTCCTCGATTCGCGCCTCTCGGCCAAGATCGCCGATTTTGGCCTCGCACGCCTCAGATCCGCGGTCTCCGCCGAGGAGGAGGTTGCCGTTCGCGTCGATCCCGAAGCGGATGCGACGAACGATTCCAAAATGTCGGAAACGGAGAGGAAAAAGGATTTTCCGCTCGGAAGCGGGGAGGATGACTCATCGATCTTTGCGATTGGAGAGACGGCGGAGAGCGTAACGACCACAGCTACTGGTTTCGAGGAGCAAGTGATGAACGGCGGGGCGAATGGCTATGCTCCGACCGATAGATCGGCGGATGAAGATGAGGGTTTCACGGTGGCATCGCCAGTCACTGCCGCTGATGCAGCCTCGGTTTCTGAAACCGGAACAGGCTTCGATAAGGCGAGCGTGGACAGTGGCTCCCGGAAGGGCTTCAAGAAGAAGGCCGGCGCTTCATCGGGCAAGGACTGGTGGTGGAAACAGGACATGAACGGCGGCGGGCCAAACTCCGAAACCGGGGGCAGCGTGAAGGACTACGTTATGGAATGGATACGATCGGAGATCAAGAAAGAGAGGCCGAAAAGCGATTGGGCGACGGACTCAACGGCAACGGCCGCCGATGAGTGCCTTCCTAAGCCATCGAACACTGGGAGATCGGAGCGGAAGAGGGCGCATCGAAGGTTGGAATGGTGGGCTTCGCTGGACGATGCGACCCTAAGGAAGAAAGAGAAGAACCGGCCTGCGAGGGAGTGGTGGCGCGAGGAGTTCTGCGATGAGCTGACCAAGAAGCAAAAGCGGCGTGCAATCGGCAAGGCCGCGAGCAGCCTCGGCAGATGCGAAGACCAACAATGGTGGCCGAACGACGACGAGTTGGCTTCGCCGTCATcgggaaggaggaagaggaggaggaagaagaggagccgCGGCGGCAGCCGAAGCAACATCGACTGGTGGATAGACCGGATCTCCGGCGAGATGGGGCCGGCGAGAAAGTATAACCGGGACTGTGTCAGCGTGGACATCCCCAAGAGCGGGACGGTGAGCAGCACCCCCAGCATGAGGGGCACCGTCTGCTACGTCGCGCCGGAGTACGGCGGTGGCGGACCACTCTCGGAAAAATGCGACATTTACAGCTTCGGCGTTCTTCTTCTGGTCATCGTTTCAGGGCGGCGGCCGCTGCAGGTGACGGCGTCGCCCATGTCGGAGTTCGAGCGAGCCAACCTCATCTCATGGGCACGCCACCTCGCCCACTTGGGGAGGCTGCTGGATCTTCTGGACCCCTCCCTCCGGTGCGTCGACAGGGAGCAGACCCTTCTCTGCATCACGGTGGCGCTGCTCTGCCTGCAGAGGTCTCCTACTCGTCGGCCCTCAACCAAGGACATACTCGGAATGCTCACTGGTGAGTCGGAGCCTCCACTCCTCCCTCTTGAATTCTCCCCATCGCCGCCGGGAGGTTTCTCCTTCAAGTCCCGCAAGAAGGCTCGGTGA
- the LOC121985665 gene encoding UTP:RNA uridylyltransferase 1-like — protein MADGREGAASSSSSSFDKATGPQGNTATSAVAPSILDGAFLLNLLQKTPQTSRPSVSAPQHYIDPAVAAVGPSHSFLPNEILRPPPPGHFSEHLLFPSPPISLPPGLFPPGFPAPGSDDVSGAANLGNRPFFPFDHQRLGFSAGGVHPFAGPRQRNDLAQNHGQSLSDSVLAEHMVAARQNSVLQGPNDRSSARAPLGFHKLQGSVSVVGTGSVNRSFIDGRAIRDREKVQAERSNGPSHRNNTGVATPSTMKIGQRRQTDHTHHQQEGGNHLDASMVGIRSQRHNDHASHPLTADAQGRSVSSGNTRDKYIHSLNLREQTNHTFSELRFDSTTPNFGGKDTEQPHQDTEHEVVEEETSMQKLEIEDNYSEIKTSGEEGLEVSTEVKKMVAPISSSRSKDVRLDLHRGNHILSQRMRIRKRAVLCRRDIDALSPSFLSIFESLVPAEEEKAKQKQLFQLLQNLVNRKWPNAKLYLYGSCANTFGFSKSDIDVCLAIDDQDLNKSDFLLELADILVSGNLQNVQALTHARVPIVKLMDPITGLSCDICVNNLLAVVNTKLLKDYAQVDIRLRQLVFIVKHWAKSRRVNETYQGTLSSYAYVLMCIHFLQLRRPAILPCLQAMNVTYNVTVENTNCAYFDQVERLREFGVRNKESIARLLWSFFQYWAYHHDYTNDVISIRTGSFISKEAKDWTRRIGNDRHLICIEDPFNISHDLGRVVDKYTIKILREEFERAAEIMQYDPTPSTTLFQLYVPGSPQR, from the exons ATGGCCGACGGCCGCGAAGGCGctgcttcctcctcttcctcctcttttgACAAGGCCACTGGCCCTCAAGGTAACACTGCCACCTCCGCTGTTGCTCCATCAATTTtggatggtgccttcctcctgAATCTCCTGCAGAAGACCCCTCAAACCTCTCGACCATCGGTCTCCGCTCCCCAGCACTACATCGACCCCGCCGTCGCGGCCGTAGGGCCTAGCCACTCGTTCCTCCCCAACGAGATCCTTCGCCCTCCTCCACCGGGCCACTTTTCGGAGCACCTTCTTTTTCCTTCTCCTCCTATATCCTTGCCTCCGGGCCTTTTCCCTCCAGGGTTCCCTGCCCCCGGCAGCGACGATGTTAGTGGCGCTGCGAATCTGGGGAACCGCCCTTTCTTTCCTTTTGATCACCAAAGATTAGGCTTTTCTGCGGGAGGCGTCCATCCTTTTGCTGGTCCCCGTCAAAGGAATGATCTTGCTCAAAATCATGGACAGTCGCTGAGTGATAGTGTTCTTGCTGAGCATATGGTGGCAGCCAGACAGAATTCAGTTCTTCAGGGTCCAAATGATAGGAGTTCTGCACGTGCCCCGCTGGGGTTTCACAAGTTACAAGGAAGTGTCAGTGTGGTCGGTACTGGATCTGTGAACCGTAGTTTTATTGATGGCAGGGCGATAAGAGACCGTGAAAAAGTGCAAGCAGAGAGGTCAAACGGGCCTTCTCATAGGAATAACACTGGGGTTGCGACGCCGTCCACAATGAAGATTGGGCAAAGGAGGCAGACAGATCACACTCACCACCAACAAGAGGGGGGAAACCATTTGGACGCTTCTATGGTAGGAATCCGTAGTCAGAGGCACAACGATCATGCTTCTCATCCACTCACGGCAGACGCTCAAGGAAGATCTGTATCATCTGGAAATACTCGAGATAAGTATATCCATTCTCTCAACCTGAGGGAACAGACGAATCACACATTCTCTGAGCTTAGGTTTGATAGCACCACACCTAATTTTGGAGGAAAGGATACTGAGCAACCTCATCAGGATACAGAGCATGAGGTTGTTGAAGAAGAAACTAGCATGCAGAAGTTGGAGATCGAGGACAACTATTCTGAAATAAAAACTTCTGGTGAAGAGGGACTAGAGGTGTCTACTGAAGTCAAAAAGATGGTGGCACCTATTAGTAGTTCAAGGTCGAAG gaTGTAAGGTTAGACTTGCATAGGGGAAATCATATATTAAGTCAGAGAATGAGGATTCGGAAAAGGGCGGTTCTATGTCGTCGTGACATTGATGCATTGAGTCCAAGTTTTCTTTCAATTTTTGAGTCTCTTGTACCTGCAGAGGAAGAAAAAGCCAAACAGAAACAGTTATTCCAGTTACTACAGAATTTGGTGAATAGAAAATGGCCAAATGCTAAGCTGTATCTTTATGGATCATGTGCCAACACTTTTGGCTTCTCGAAAAGTGACATTGATGTTTGCCTTGCCATTGATGATCAAGACTTGAACAAATCTGATTTTCTGTTGGAGTTGGCTGATATACTAGTGTCTGGTAACCTGCAAAATGTCCAG GCACTAACTCATGCTAGGGTTCCTATAGTGAAGTTAATGGACCCAATTACTGGTCTTTCATGTGATATTTGTGTGAATAACCTTTTAGCAGTTGTTAACACAAAGCTCCTGAAAGATTATGCACAGGTTGATATTAGATTACGTCAATTGGTTTTTATTGTGAAACATTGGGCCAAATCTCGCCGTGTCAATGAAACATATCAAGGGACACTTTCTAGTTATGC GTATGTGCTAATGTGCATCCACTTTCTACAACTACGAAGACCTGCAATTCTTCCTTGTTTGCAG GCAATGAATGTAACTTACAACGTTACCGTGGAGAATACCAATTGCGCTTACTTTGATCAAGTTGAAAGGCTCCGTGAATTTGGTGTCAGGAATAAAGAAAGTATTGCAAGATTGCTATGGTCGTTCTTCCAATATTGGGCATATCATCATGATTATACAAACGATGTTATATCTATTCGCACAGGAAGCTTTATCAG TAAAGAAGCAAAGGACTGGACAAGACGAATTGGAAATGACCGTCACCTAATATGCATCGAGGACCCATTCAACATCTCACACGACCTTGGCCGTGTCGTCGACAAGTACACTATCAAAATCCTAAGGGAGGAGTTTGAACGAGCCGCTGAGATAATGCAATACGATCCAACTCCCAGCACCACCCTTTTCCAGCTTTATGTACCCGGATCCCCGCAAAGGTAA